From the genome of Bradyrhizobium sp. G127:
TTTCGCGCAAGATCGCCGGGACGGAAAGCCACATAGAAAGAGACATCGCGTTTCGTTTCGCAGGGCGATCAATCACGAGGCGAGCGACCTGCCCGTCGTACCGCACCCGGATCAATCCGTCGTTCGAGTTCATCATGTTTATATTTTCGTTGCTTAAACTTGATCGCTGGAGCGCGAGAGCGCCGCCATTCCTGCAGAATTACTCCTTTGGCCAAGGATGCACAAGACAAAAATGAGGATTGCCTCATTCCTCATTTTTACGGATCGTGACTTCGCGACGGGCGGATGGGCGAATACGAACAACTCCACTGAGCTGAGCTCCCGATGAAGGTCACTCCGATCCAGCATTCGTGATGCCTCACGCCTTCACTGCAAAGCCAGTTTTCAGGCCAATGCCTTTACGTCGGCTGTCTACTCGACAATTTCTTCCGCCTATGTTCCAAGCAACTTGCGCGGTTTAGTGATCAATCCGCGACCAGGCCCTTTGAAGCAGACGTGGCGTGCTGTGCGGTATGAGATTTTGCACACGCGACAAATAACCCTCAGCCACGGACGGCTCCTCTTTGCATTGCTTTGATAATCACTCTGCAAAGCACTATTGTTGTCGAGCCTTGAAACGTGGCTTCGTGGCTCTTGGTCAAGCTTTGGGCGCCGATACCCTTATCAGACGCTTGCCGCGATTCTCTCCCGCTAGCAGTCCGATCAGCGCATCTGGCGTGTTTTCGAGACCATCAATTATTTCTTCGCGCACTTGAAGCTTGCCGGCGTTTACCCACGAGCGCAGCTCCGCCAGCGCTGCCTCACGTTCGGCGATGAAGTCAGTAAATATAAAGCCCTGCACCGTGAGACGCTTGATCACGATCAATCCCGGCACACCGCGGGGGCCAGTCGTTGGAGGCACGCCATCATAAGCGGAGACGGCTCCGCAGCAGACTATGCGGCCATATTTGCTCATTTGTGGCAGGCAGGCTTCGAAAATATCTCCGCCGACGTTGTCAAAATAGACGTTGATGCCATTTGGAGCGGCGACCTTCAGGGACTTGAATAGAGGCTCCTCTTTGTAATTGATTGCAGAGTCAAAACCCAATTCCGAAAGTAGCCACTTGCATTTCTCCCTGCTGCCGGCGATCCCGATGACACGGCAATCCTTCAATTTTGCAATCTGGCCTGCAAAGGCGCCAACAGAGCCAGCAGCAGCCGAGACTACAACTGTATCTCCGGACTTCGGTTTTCCGACGTAAAGCAAGCCGAAATAAGCGGTAAGGCCCGCAATGCCATAGACGCTCAAATAATGCGTTATGGCTTCCGTGCGCGGCAGTTTAACGAGGCCCTCCGCGCTCACGACGGCAAAATCCTGCCAACCGGCATCACCCAACACCAGATCGCCGGCAAAGAAGCCCGGCACCTTCGATTCTACAACTTCTGCAATCGTGCCGCCGGCCATCACGGCGTTTTGGTCGACAGCTTCGCGATAGGTAACGCCCTGCATCCATGCCCGATTAGCCGCATCGAGCGAAATGTAAAGAACGCGGACGAGCACCTCCCCCACCTTGGGTTTAGGGATTGCAGCTTCTGCCATCCTAAAATTCTGCGGAGTTAGCTTGCCTGCCGGCTTCTCGACCAGCATTATCTGCCGATTGACGGCTGTGGGCATAGAATCATTCCTTTGAAAGACG
Proteins encoded in this window:
- a CDS encoding NADP-dependent oxidoreductase; the encoded protein is MPTAVNRQIMLVEKPAGKLTPQNFRMAEAAIPKPKVGEVLVRVLYISLDAANRAWMQGVTYREAVDQNAVMAGGTIAEVVESKVPGFFAGDLVLGDAGWQDFAVVSAEGLVKLPRTEAITHYLSVYGIAGLTAYFGLLYVGKPKSGDTVVVSAAAGSVGAFAGQIAKLKDCRVIGIAGSREKCKWLLSELGFDSAINYKEEPLFKSLKVAAPNGINVYFDNVGGDIFEACLPQMSKYGRIVCCGAVSAYDGVPPTTGPRGVPGLIVIKRLTVQGFIFTDFIAEREAALAELRSWVNAGKLQVREEIIDGLENTPDALIGLLAGENRGKRLIRVSAPKA